Below is a window of Pseudodesulfovibrio sp. 5S69 DNA.
TCCTCGACGACATCCTGGACCTGTCCAAGATCGAGGCCGGGCACCTGACACTGGAAAAGACCTGGTTCCAGTTGGCCGACATCCTGGACCGGACCTGCGGCGTGATCCAGGACAAGGCCTCGGAAAAGGGCCTCCGCCTGAGCTGCAACACCGCCCCGGAGGTGCCGGGGAGGATCAACGGCGATCCCACCCGGCTGCGCCAGATCCTCCTCAATCTGCTGGGCAACGCGATCAAGTTCACGGACACGGGCTCGGTATCCCTGAACGTGGACCTGGCCGCGAAGGACGACGAGACCGCCCTGCTCCACTTCTCCATCACGGACACCGGGGTGGGGGTGCCCGGCGACAAGCTCGGCGCCATCTTCGACGCCTTCACCCAGGCGGACAGCTCCACCACCCGCCAGTTCGGCGGCACCGGGCTGGGCCTGGCCATCAGCAAGGAGCTGGTCCACATGATGGGCGGGCGCATCTGGGCGGAAAGCATGCCGGGCAAGGGCAGCATCTTCCACTTCACGGCCCGCTTCGGGGCCGCCGCCGGGACCGAGAGCACCCCGCCGCCCGCACCGGTTCCGCCCGACGACGAAGCCCTCCTGCCCCCCCTGAACATTCTCATGTTCGAGGACTCCCGGTACAACGCCTTCGTGGCCCAAACCTATCTTGGGTCCACTCCCTGCACCATGACCGTGGCCGAGGACGGCGCGAGCGGCGTCGAGCTCTTCAAGAAAGGGGGCTGGGACCTGGTCCTCATGGACATCCAGATGCCGGTCATGGACGGCTTCGAGGCCACCCGGGCCATCCGCGAGTGGGAGCGGGAGCACGGTCTCGACCCGGTGCCCGTGGTGGCCATGACCGCCTTTGCCATGGACGAGGACGCCCGGCGCTGCATCAAGGCTGGGGCGGACTACCACCTGCCCAAGCCGGTCAAGAAGAGCACTCTGTTCGAAACCCTCCGCAAACTGGCCGCAGGCCGTCCGGCCCGGCCTAAAGGAGACGACCATGCCTGATTGCCGCCTGTTGTGGTGTCACGGTTCCCTGAGCCAGCCCTGGGGGACCAAGAGCCTGGCCCTGGCCGACGTTGCCGGGGAGTTCGATCTGACCATGGAAGGCCCGGATTTCAGCGACCTCGCCGACCCCGACGAGCGGGTGGAGCGCCTGGTTTCCATCCTGGCCGAGGACGACCGGCCCGCCATCCTGGCGGGGTCGAGCATGGGCGGCTACGTGGCCGCGGCCGCGGCCCTGCGCGCGCGGATCCCGGCCCTCTTCCTCCTGTCCCCGGCCTTCTATCTCCCCGGCTACGCGGTGCACGTCTTCCCCGCCCTGCCCGGGCGCGTCACCGTGGTCCACGGCTGGAACGACGACGTGGTCCCGCCGGACAACGCCATCCGCTTCGCCCGGACCCACAAGGCCACCCTGCATGTGCTCGACGACGGCCACCGCCTGGAGGCGTCCACCGAGACCCTGTGCATTCTCTTCGCCCGGTTCCTGGCCGGAGCCACGGCGGACTTCGAGGAACGCGCATGACCCGGACCCTGACGGTCCTTGGCCTGGCGCTCCTGTGCGCGGGCCTGGTCCTCCCGGCGCATGCCGGGGACTTTCCCCTGCGGCCCTATTACCCCGAGGTGCCGGTCATCACCGCCGGGCAGCTCCTGGCCGACTACGACGACGCCGTGATCGTGGACACCCGCTCCCGCCTGGAATACGAAGTGGCTCACATCAACAAGGCCGTGCTCCTGCCGCCGGGCAAGGGCGACTTCGCCCGACGGCTCAAGGCCCTGCGCCCGAAGTCCGCCCCGGAGCCCCTGGTCTTCTACTGCAACGACCGCACCTGCCCCAAAAGCTACCAGGCGGCCCGACTCGCCCTGTCCCAAGGGTTCGGCCATGTCTACGCCTATGACGGCGGCATCTTCGACTGGATCACCGCCGCCCCGGACCGGGCCACCCTCATGGGCGAGACCCCGGCCCGCAGGGAGCGGGTCATTTCCCCAAAGACCCTGGAACGCAGGCTGCTGTCCTTCGAGGAATTCGAACGCGAGGCGAAAAAACCGAACACCCTGGTCATCGACATCCGCGACCCGTTCCAGCGGGACGTGATCCCCCGCCTGGGCCACGTCCGGGCCATCCCCCTGGACCCGCTGCTCGACCTGGTCACCTCGCGCATCTGGACCGAAAAGCGGCTGCTCTTCTTCGACGCGGTGGGCAAGCAGGTCCTCTGGCTGCAATACTTCCTCAAGGCCTGCGACTATTTCGACTACGGGTTCCTGGACGGCGGCGTCCGCGCCATCGCCGGCGATCCCGCCCTGGTCCGCCCGGTGGTCGAGGCCGACCGGACCGTGGCCTGCGACCAGGACCTGCTCCTCAGACTCAGCGCCGACCGGCGGCTGAACAACGCCGACAGGCGGGTGATCAGCTACCTGGCGGCCAACGTCCGGTCCAACAACTACGTGGTCATCGACATGTCCCGGCCCGGCGGCGACACCGGCATCGACCCCGCCGTGCTGCTCGACTCCGTGAGGAAGCTGTCGGCCCTGGGCTACGCCGCGCACTCGCTCATGCAGGACACGCTCATCGTCCGCATGGACCCGAGGCTGGCCTGGAAGGGGCCGTCCGACACCGACCTGTGGAAGGACAAGGTCCGCGAATTCAACACCGCCATGGGTAGGTAGCCATGCGCATTGCCGCATCCTCGTCCTCCGTCCCGTTCCTCTTTCCCCTCGTCCTGTTGGCCGCCGTGCTGCTCGCACCGCCGCCCGCCCCGGCGCAGGACCGGGAAAAGGCGTCCATCGTCCTGCAATGGCTGCCCCAGGCCCAGTTCGCCGGTTATTTCGTGGCCCAGGACAAGGGGTTCTACGCGGAGGAGGGCATCGACCTGGCCATCCTGTCCGGCGGCCCCGACATCCAGGCCAGCGAATATCTCGAGGACGGCCGGGCGGACTTCGCCACCCTGTTCCTGACCACCGGGCTGCAACGCAGCGAGAGCGCGCCCCTGGTCAACATTGGCCAGATCGTCCAGCACTCGGCGCTCATGCTCATCGCCAAAAAATCCTCGGGGATCAAGACGTTCCGTGACCTGGACGGCAAGAAGGTCGGTCTGTGGGCCAACGAGTTCCAGATCCAGGCGCGGGCCCTGTTCCGCCGCCAGGGCATCACGGTCACCGTGGTCCCGCAGACCTCGTCCCTGGACCTGTTCATGCGCGACGGCGTGGCCGCCTGCTCGGCCATGTGGTACAACGAGTACCACACCCTGCTGACCTACGGCCTGGACGAGTCCGACCTCCAGCCCCTGTTCTTCAACGACGCAGGCCTGAATTTCCCCGAGGACGGCGTCTACTGCCTGGCGAAGACCGCGAGCGAACGCCCCGAGCTGTGCCGCAGGCTGGTCCGGGCCACCCTCAAGGGGTGGCGCTACGCCTTTGCCCACAAGGACGAAGCCCTGGACATCGTCCTCGCGCACATGGAGGCGGCCAAGGTCCCGGCCAGCCGGGCGCACCAGCGCTGGATGCTCGACCGCATGGAGGACGTGACCATGGCCGACGACGGGGCCATGGGCGTGCTGCGCCGGGAGGACTTCGAGCGCGTGGTCTGGGCCCTGACCGACACCGGGTTCATGGACGCCACCCCGAGCTACGAGGACTTCTACAAGGGGATGGCCCGATGAAACGGTACCCCATCGCCTTCAAGCTGACCTTTCTGATCCTGTCCTGCGCCTTCGTCATCGTGGCCGCCATCGTGGCCTACAACTACGTCTCGTCGCGCGACGTCATCCTGCGCCAGGCCGAGGACAACTCCCGCCTGCTCGTGGACGGGACCGCCGGGCGCATCGACTCGGTCCTGTCCGGGGTGCAGAAGGTGGCCGAGAACGTCGCCTTCTCCCTGGAGGACGCCACGCTGACCACGCGGGAAATCCTCGAACTGAACCGGCGGGTGCTGGCCAACAACCCGGAGATATACGGCATGGCCATCGCCTTCGAGCCGTACTTCCTGCAACCCGACAAGCTCTATTTCGCGCCCTACTACTTCCGCTCGGGCGGGCGCATCGGCTTTACCATGCTCGGCGACGCCAAGTACCGCTATTTCTACATGGACTGGTACCAGATCCCCAAGGAACTGGGCCGCAGCTCCTGGACCGAGCCGTATTTCGACGAGGGGGGCGGCGGCGTGCCC
It encodes the following:
- a CDS encoding alpha/beta fold hydrolase translates to MPDCRLLWCHGSLSQPWGTKSLALADVAGEFDLTMEGPDFSDLADPDERVERLVSILAEDDRPAILAGSSMGGYVAAAAALRARIPALFLLSPAFYLPGYAVHVFPALPGRVTVVHGWNDDVVPPDNAIRFARTHKATLHVLDDGHRLEASTETLCILFARFLAGATADFEERA
- a CDS encoding ABC transporter substrate-binding protein, coding for MRIAASSSSVPFLFPLVLLAAVLLAPPPAPAQDREKASIVLQWLPQAQFAGYFVAQDKGFYAEEGIDLAILSGGPDIQASEYLEDGRADFATLFLTTGLQRSESAPLVNIGQIVQHSALMLIAKKSSGIKTFRDLDGKKVGLWANEFQIQARALFRRQGITVTVVPQTSSLDLFMRDGVAACSAMWYNEYHTLLTYGLDESDLQPLFFNDAGLNFPEDGVYCLAKTASERPELCRRLVRATLKGWRYAFAHKDEALDIVLAHMEAAKVPASRAHQRWMLDRMEDVTMADDGAMGVLRREDFERVVWALTDTGFMDATPSYEDFYKGMAR
- a CDS encoding rhodanese-like domain-containing protein, which translates into the protein MTRTLTVLGLALLCAGLVLPAHAGDFPLRPYYPEVPVITAGQLLADYDDAVIVDTRSRLEYEVAHINKAVLLPPGKGDFARRLKALRPKSAPEPLVFYCNDRTCPKSYQAARLALSQGFGHVYAYDGGIFDWITAAPDRATLMGETPARRERVISPKTLERRLLSFEEFEREAKKPNTLVIDIRDPFQRDVIPRLGHVRAIPLDPLLDLVTSRIWTEKRLLFFDAVGKQVLWLQYFLKACDYFDYGFLDGGVRAIAGDPALVRPVVEADRTVACDQDLLLRLSADRRLNNADRRVISYLAANVRSNNYVVIDMSRPGGDTGIDPAVLLDSVRKLSALGYAAHSLMQDTLIVRMDPRLAWKGPSDTDLWKDKVREFNTAMGR